The following are encoded in a window of Peromyscus maniculatus bairdii isolate BWxNUB_F1_BW_parent chromosome X, HU_Pman_BW_mat_3.1, whole genome shotgun sequence genomic DNA:
- the LOC121825676 gene encoding histone H2A-Bbd type 1-like — protein sequence MAGKRRRRNVSRSTRAKLQFPVSRVDRFLREGNYSRRLSSSTPVFLAGVLEYLTSNILELAGEEAHVSGKKRISPEHVYQVVQNNEQLHQLFEENNKSVDDETPETDED from the coding sequence ATGGCCGGGAAAAGGCGAAGACGGAACGTTTCCCGTTCCACAAGAGCCAAACTTCAATTTCCTGTTAGCCGGGTAGACCGCTTCCTGCGAGAGGGGAACTACTCCCGGCGCCTGAGCTCATCTACACCCGTGTTTCTAGCTGGTGTACTCGAGTACCTGACATCTAACATCCTTGAGTTGGCTGGCGAAGAAGCCCACGTGAGCGGCAAGAAGCGCATCAGCCCAGAGCACGTCTATCAAGTGGTACAGAACAACGAGCAGCTCCACCAACTCTTCGAAGAGAACAACAAATCTGTGGACGATGAGACACCAGAAACCGACGAGGACTGA